Proteins from a genomic interval of bacterium:
- a CDS encoding Crp/Fnr family transcriptional regulator, translated as MSNPNTPSPLPQGTLETLRSIPLFSHVADGDLEQIASHLIERRYPRNTTIVEEGLPGDYMYILREGRVKVTKLSEDGREKILDFLDAGSFVGEMALLERAPRSASVKTLTPVRVLALSRGDFMGLIRKSSDLALAVIQELSRRLRTVNDQASALSFQRVKDRTKGLLERLAKDPHGDGSRLSTPTLTHQQIADMIGTSRETVTRVVKELKSNGWLEQEGKRYLVPPS; from the coding sequence ATGTCGAATCCGAATACTCCCAGCCCGCTCCCCCAAGGGACGCTCGAAACCCTCCGGTCGATTCCGTTGTTCTCCCACGTTGCCGATGGAGACTTGGAGCAGATCGCCTCCCACTTGATCGAGCGCCGCTACCCGCGGAATACGACGATCGTCGAAGAGGGCCTCCCCGGGGATTACATGTACATCCTGCGCGAGGGCAGGGTGAAGGTGACCAAGCTCTCCGAGGATGGCCGTGAGAAGATTCTCGATTTCCTCGACGCCGGCTCGTTCGTCGGAGAAATGGCTCTATTGGAGCGGGCCCCACGCTCGGCGTCGGTGAAAACCCTGACCCCCGTACGCGTGCTCGCGCTCTCGCGAGGCGATTTCATGGGCCTGATCCGAAAGAGCTCGGACCTCGCCCTGGCGGTCATCCAGGAGCTTTCCCGCCGGCTCCGCACCGTCAACGATCAGGCGAGTGCGCTCTCCTTCCAGCGGGTCAAGGACCGCACGAAGGGCCTGCTGGAGCGCCTGGCAAAGGATCCCCACGGCGACGGCTCACGCCTCAGTACGCCGACCCTCACCCACCAGCAGATTGCCGACATGATCGGCACCTCCCGGGAGACCGTGACCCGCGTGGTCAAGGAGCTGAAGAGCAACGGCTGGCTCGAGCAGGAAGGCAAGCGCTACCTCGTCCCGCCCAGCTGA
- a CDS encoding NTP transferase domain-containing protein: MSRAQGEVHAVVLAGGAGTRFWPLSRKTWPKPLLKVGSERTLLEETLARASRYADRTWLICGRDHALPMRKAAGLPSSQVMVEPQMRNTAAAIAWAAHRITRSSPDAVMTVLSADHRIPDGRAFAAAMKRAARAAAREEVLVTLGVRPTRPETGYGYIRLGREVGPAHKGLHRVARFVEKPDLRRARRWLAGGQHLWNAGIFAWRARVFLEELEATAPAIARALAPLGTSPLRGSAAARAVERAYRRVPPEPVDKAVLERSGRVWCLPVGFRWSDVGTWQSLAEEVGVDKNVTKVIDGEAYLCDSKGNLVRAGDRPVVLLGVSGLAVIDAGDALLVADLERSSDVRKVASLLSEAGRSDLL, from the coding sequence ATGAGCCGCGCACAGGGGGAGGTCCACGCCGTCGTTCTGGCAGGCGGGGCCGGGACGCGTTTCTGGCCGCTTTCTCGCAAGACCTGGCCGAAGCCGCTGCTGAAGGTCGGCAGCGAGCGCACGCTGCTCGAAGAAACCCTGGCCCGGGCTTCCCGCTATGCAGACCGAACCTGGCTGATCTGTGGCAGGGATCATGCCCTGCCGATGCGGAAGGCTGCCGGTCTTCCATCCAGCCAGGTCATGGTCGAGCCGCAGATGCGCAATACCGCCGCCGCCATTGCCTGGGCGGCCCACCGGATCACGCGTTCGTCGCCGGACGCCGTGATGACCGTGCTGTCGGCCGACCACCGCATCCCCGATGGGCGGGCCTTTGCCGCCGCGATGAAACGGGCCGCTCGCGCCGCCGCCCGAGAGGAGGTGTTGGTGACCCTGGGCGTGAGGCCGACACGCCCCGAAACCGGCTACGGCTACATCCGCCTCGGTCGGGAAGTGGGCCCGGCGCACAAGGGTCTGCACCGGGTCGCCAGGTTCGTTGAGAAGCCGGATCTTCGTCGGGCCCGGCGCTGGCTCGCCGGAGGCCAGCATCTCTGGAATGCCGGGATCTTCGCCTGGCGTGCCCGTGTCTTCCTCGAGGAGCTCGAGGCCACGGCTCCGGCCATCGCCCGAGCGCTGGCTCCCCTCGGGACGTCTCCGCTGCGGGGTTCAGCGGCGGCTCGGGCCGTCGAGCGGGCCTACCGCCGGGTTCCGCCCGAGCCGGTGGACAAGGCCGTGCTGGAACGCAGCGGCAGGGTCTGGTGTCTTCCCGTTGGCTTCCGCTGGAGTGATGTCGGCACTTGGCAGTCCCTCGCCGAAGAAGTGGGCGTTGACAAGAATGTGACGAAGGTCATAGATGGAGAGGCGTATCTTTGCGATTCGAAAGGGAATCTTGTACGCGCGGGGGATCGTCCGGTGGTCCTGCTGGGAGTTTCTGGCCTCGCAGTGATCGACGCCGGGGATGCCCTGCTCGTGGCGGATCTCGAGCGCAGTAGCGACGTTCGGAAAGTAGCTTCGCTGTTGAGCGAGGCGGGCCGGAGCGATCTCCTCTAG
- a CDS encoding UDP-glucose/GDP-mannose dehydrogenase family protein, translating to MNVCVIGTGYVGLVTGACFAEFGVKVTCADKDENKIEMLERGEIPIYEPGLDDLVERNVREGRLSFTTDTASAIRSSLVIFIAVGTPPREDGSTDLSYVDGVAREIGKAMNGYKLVVTKSTVPVGTSYRVRDLIQAEIDGAGGEVDFSVASNPEFLREGAAIRDFMGPDRIVIGADDEAAMAIMKDLYRPLFLNETPFVMTNIATAELTKYAANAFLATKVSFINEFANLCEEIGGDIQGLARGIGLDGRIGKKFLHAGPGFGGSCFPKDTRSAAFFAREKGQNLEVVEAVIRANDRQRERMVEKIRVAVGGDLSGKTIGMLGLSFKPETDDMRDAPAIEIANGLAAGGAVVRAFDPVAMREAAKVLPDLTYCKDAYEACEDADVVVIVTEWNQFRMLDLGRVRQKLRRPVVVDLRNVYEPKPMQEAGFEYHSVGR from the coding sequence ATGAATGTTTGCGTGATCGGGACCGGTTACGTGGGTCTGGTGACGGGCGCATGCTTCGCGGAGTTCGGTGTGAAGGTGACCTGCGCCGACAAGGACGAGAACAAGATCGAGATGCTCGAGCGGGGCGAGATTCCCATCTACGAGCCTGGCCTCGATGACCTCGTCGAGCGCAATGTGCGTGAGGGCCGCCTGTCGTTTACGACGGATACCGCCAGCGCGATCCGCTCGTCCCTGGTGATCTTCATCGCGGTGGGAACGCCCCCGCGCGAGGATGGCAGCACCGATCTCAGCTACGTGGATGGCGTGGCCCGAGAGATCGGGAAGGCGATGAACGGCTACAAGCTGGTCGTGACCAAGAGCACCGTGCCGGTCGGTACCTCCTATCGGGTGCGTGACCTGATTCAGGCGGAGATCGACGGGGCGGGAGGCGAGGTCGATTTCTCGGTGGCTTCCAACCCGGAGTTCCTCCGCGAGGGCGCTGCGATCCGCGATTTCATGGGCCCGGATCGGATCGTGATCGGCGCGGACGACGAGGCCGCAATGGCGATCATGAAAGATCTCTACCGGCCGCTCTTCTTGAACGAAACACCCTTCGTCATGACGAACATCGCGACGGCCGAGCTGACGAAATATGCCGCCAATGCGTTCCTCGCCACGAAGGTCTCGTTCATCAACGAGTTCGCAAATCTCTGCGAGGAGATTGGCGGGGATATCCAGGGCCTGGCCCGGGGCATCGGCCTCGATGGGCGGATCGGAAAGAAGTTCCTGCACGCAGGCCCCGGGTTCGGTGGCTCGTGCTTCCCGAAGGACACCCGCTCGGCGGCCTTCTTCGCGAGGGAGAAAGGCCAGAACCTCGAGGTCGTGGAAGCGGTGATCCGCGCGAACGATCGCCAGCGCGAGCGCATGGTGGAGAAGATTCGCGTGGCCGTGGGTGGGGATCTCTCGGGCAAGACGATCGGCATGCTCGGTCTCTCCTTCAAGCCGGAGACCGACGACATGCGCGACGCACCGGCGATCGAGATCGCCAACGGCCTGGCCGCTGGAGGCGCTGTGGTTCGTGCCTTCGATCCCGTGGCGATGCGCGAGGCGGCGAAGGTGCTGCCCGACCTGACGTATTGCAAGGATGCCTACGAGGCATGCGAGGATGCCGACGTCGTCGTGATCGTGACCGAGTGGAACCAGTTCCGGATGCTTGATCTCGGGCGCGTGCGTCAAAAGCTCCGGCGCCCGGTGGTCGTGGATCTGCGTAACGTCTACGAACCGAAGCCGATGCAAGAGGCCGGCTTCGAGTATCACAGCGTCGGACGATGA